One genomic window of Mycolicibacterium neoaurum includes the following:
- a CDS encoding TetR/AcrR family transcriptional regulator, whose amino-acid sequence MPRHSNRPSTSANQVDSGESEHESKSALTRKRILDAAAGVLSEHGYAGLRLTDVAAAADLQAPAIYYYFPSRDELIEEVMWAGIADMREHVASVLDEIPDGTPALDRLLVAAEAHLRHELEISDYTTAAIRNAGQVPQEIRKRQILEEERYGDIWRRLINDVARDGVLRRDLDLYIAQMLVLGALNWAVEWWNPRRSSVEAVVENAQSIIRHGIADAAHR is encoded by the coding sequence ATGCCCAGGCACAGCAATCGGCCCTCGACGTCGGCGAATCAGGTGGATTCGGGCGAGTCCGAGCACGAATCCAAATCGGCTCTGACGCGCAAGCGCATCCTCGACGCCGCCGCCGGGGTCCTGTCTGAGCATGGCTATGCGGGTCTTCGATTGACTGATGTCGCCGCCGCCGCGGATCTGCAGGCGCCCGCCATCTATTACTACTTCCCGTCTCGCGACGAACTGATCGAAGAGGTGATGTGGGCGGGCATAGCGGATATGCGGGAGCATGTGGCGTCGGTGCTCGACGAAATTCCCGACGGAACCCCGGCCCTGGACCGACTACTGGTTGCCGCGGAGGCTCATCTTCGACATGAACTGGAGATATCGGATTACACGACGGCCGCGATCCGCAACGCCGGTCAGGTGCCTCAGGAGATCCGGAAGCGGCAGATTCTCGAGGAGGAGCGCTACGGCGACATCTGGCGCAGGCTGATCAACGATGTCGCCCGAGATGGCGTCCTACGCCGCGATCTCGATCTGTACATCGCGCAGATGTTGGTGCTCGGGGCGTTGAATTGGGCAGTGGAGTGGTGGAATCCGCGTCGCTCATCGGTGGAGGCTGTCGTCGAGAACGCTCAATCCATCATTCGACACGGTATTGCCGACGCCGCGCATCGTTGA
- a CDS encoding CAP domain-containing protein: protein MHISASGGATTAFRRSIALTALLPIAVLGAAPAHADNRRLNESVIANVYTVQRQAGCPTDITRNPALQLAAQWHARDAVAHRDVFGELGSDGSTSQSRADRAGYRGTAQQTVAINPALAISGIELINQWYHNPVSLGIMRNCANTEIGVWSENSFDRTVVVAVFGQPN, encoded by the coding sequence ATGCACATATCGGCATCGGGTGGCGCGACCACAGCATTCCGGCGCAGCATCGCGCTTACCGCTCTCCTGCCGATCGCGGTGCTCGGCGCGGCGCCGGCGCATGCGGACAACCGCAGGCTCAACGAGAGCGTCATCGCCAATGTCTACACGGTGCAACGTCAGGCGGGCTGCCCGACCGACATCACCCGCAACCCTGCGCTGCAGCTTGCCGCCCAATGGCATGCGCGCGATGCGGTGGCCCATCGTGACGTGTTCGGCGAACTCGGATCTGACGGTTCCACTTCGCAATCCCGCGCGGACAGGGCCGGCTACCGCGGGACCGCACAGCAGACCGTTGCCATCAACCCGGCACTGGCCATCAGCGGAATCGAATTGATCAACCAGTGGTATCACAACCCCGTCTCGCTGGGAATCATGCGCAACTGCGCCAACACCGAGATCGGAGTGTGGTCGGAGAACAGCTTTGACCGTACCGTCGTCGTCGCGGTGTTCGGTCAGCCGAACTGA
- a CDS encoding PaaI family thioesterase, protein MTTADDTRAGCMVGDPTSVEARFGLHDCRLTADGNRCAFRIPPWARDRSGRPRVGALMVLADHILGELPYLNRPPRTWTLTGELTLDIIRAVPLDGELIAEARTVAGRSETFVECHITDRTGEIVATGTTRSVTVAAAGADPLTDNASQEDAAQEDMPIDCSDIDRVLGLSYRQSDDLLHVEMTDPDGWVNGFGIMHGGVSACVTELAAAEYVRAHNPDLHTAHVHTAYLRPVVVGSPYVATARAYHVGRSSAVVEVLGFGGSGELCTVSTVTARRLGAVDRASTSTSASTEEEAR, encoded by the coding sequence ATGACCACTGCCGATGACACCCGCGCCGGGTGCATGGTCGGGGACCCGACATCGGTCGAAGCCCGCTTCGGTTTGCACGACTGTCGTCTCACCGCCGACGGAAATCGTTGCGCGTTCCGGATTCCACCGTGGGCCCGCGATCGGTCCGGGCGACCGAGAGTGGGCGCACTGATGGTGCTGGCCGACCACATCCTCGGCGAGCTCCCCTACCTGAACAGGCCGCCGAGAACCTGGACACTCACCGGGGAACTGACCCTCGATATCATCAGGGCGGTTCCGCTGGACGGAGAACTCATCGCCGAAGCGCGAACCGTGGCCGGACGTTCGGAGACGTTCGTCGAATGTCACATCACCGACCGCACGGGCGAGATCGTGGCAACCGGCACGACGCGCAGCGTCACCGTTGCCGCTGCCGGAGCAGATCCGTTGACCGACAACGCCTCACAGGAGGATGCCGCACAAGAGGATATGCCGATCGACTGCAGTGACATCGATCGCGTTCTCGGCCTGAGTTATCGGCAGTCGGACGACCTGCTCCACGTGGAGATGACGGATCCAGATGGCTGGGTCAACGGATTCGGGATCATGCATGGCGGTGTTTCCGCCTGTGTCACCGAACTGGCCGCCGCCGAGTACGTTCGCGCGCACAATCCGGACCTGCACACCGCGCACGTACACACCGCCTACCTGCGCCCGGTCGTTGTCGGATCTCCCTATGTCGCAACGGCTCGTGCCTATCACGTCGGTAGGTCCTCGGCCGTCGTCGAAGTTCTCGGCTTCGGCGGCTCCGGAGAGCTGTGCACCGTGTCGACCGTGACCGCACGCCGGCTGGGCGCCGTCGATCGGGCATCGACTTCGACATCCGCATCGACCGAGGAGGAGGCCAGATGA
- a CDS encoding SRPBCC family protein produces MSTALRKGDRITGRTVVRASARHVYDIVSDIRRIPEWSPECIRAEWTGPQQFRGTNRRRFGRWSTTGRIIADDPGREFGFAVQMGGADFTTWIYRMVPAPHGCELSEEMTMCVDLPTVALLFERIALRVKDRRTDLQGNIDQSLRTIRRIAETSAQPNGVVLP; encoded by the coding sequence ATGAGCACGGCACTGCGCAAGGGTGACCGCATCACAGGCAGGACGGTGGTGCGCGCCTCCGCGCGGCACGTCTACGACATCGTGTCCGATATCCGCCGAATTCCGGAATGGAGCCCGGAGTGCATCCGCGCCGAATGGACCGGTCCTCAACAGTTCCGCGGCACCAATCGTCGCCGATTCGGACGCTGGTCCACCACCGGGCGCATCATCGCCGATGATCCGGGACGGGAATTCGGCTTCGCCGTCCAGATGGGCGGCGCGGACTTCACCACCTGGATCTACCGTATGGTGCCCGCACCGCACGGTTGCGAGCTCAGCGAAGAGATGACCATGTGTGTCGACCTTCCCACGGTCGCGTTGCTGTTCGAACGTATCGCGCTGCGGGTCAAGGACCGCCGAACCGACCTGCAGGGCAACATCGACCAGTCGCTTCGTACCATCCGGCGCATCGCCGAGACCTCGGCCCAGCCGAACGGTGTGGTCCTACCGTGA
- a CDS encoding GMC family oxidoreductase, with the protein MTAGASNPEVFDHIVVGAGSAGCVIAARLAAAGARVALLEAGGTDRRPDVRLPLGIASLFATANWRYPMLPDPSKHDQPSAFAAGRIIGGSGSINAMVYVRGRAADYRRWAQAGATGWDHEDVLPAFRALENWCDGADEFRGSGGPIDVSWCGHTHPLDAAFLDAAAEAGFDRNPDHNGASQLGAGTAQVNQRRGLRCSAATGFLRPLPADRRPRVITRAPVDRVVFERGRAIGVMARGRLLRAEHDVILSAGAIGTPAVLLRSGIGPGGTTADLAGVGQNLQDHLVVAQHWSSHVPTINSLTVPQAARALGSLAARGSGPLTTTPFEAQLFTDDFQIAISPVHYQLDPLRGRARIGRADAFTVYTVLLHPRSRGHVELRNGQPVVRHHRLADARDRADLLSGTALARELVESTSAMRPMAGRYLDDTGRFDADWLGDKESSIYHAVGTCRMGTDDDAVVGPDLRVHAVGGLRVADASIMPNITSGNTNAPSMMIGYRAADVILHG; encoded by the coding sequence GTGACCGCCGGTGCCTCGAATCCCGAGGTGTTCGACCATATTGTTGTCGGGGCCGGCTCGGCGGGGTGCGTGATCGCCGCACGGCTGGCGGCAGCCGGGGCCCGGGTCGCCCTACTGGAGGCCGGCGGCACCGACCGCCGCCCCGATGTGCGGCTGCCGCTGGGCATCGCCTCCCTGTTCGCGACCGCGAATTGGCGATATCCCATGCTGCCCGATCCGAGCAAGCACGATCAACCCAGTGCATTCGCGGCCGGCCGGATCATCGGTGGCAGTGGGTCGATCAACGCGATGGTCTACGTGCGAGGACGTGCCGCCGACTACCGACGTTGGGCGCAAGCCGGTGCCACCGGATGGGACCACGAGGATGTGCTGCCGGCGTTTCGGGCCCTGGAGAACTGGTGCGACGGTGCCGACGAGTTCCGCGGCTCCGGCGGCCCGATCGACGTGAGCTGGTGCGGACATACCCACCCGCTCGACGCGGCCTTCCTCGACGCTGCCGCCGAAGCCGGCTTCGACCGTAATCCGGACCACAACGGCGCGTCACAACTCGGTGCCGGCACGGCCCAGGTGAATCAGCGGCGAGGCCTGCGATGCTCGGCGGCGACCGGATTTCTCCGCCCGCTGCCCGCCGACCGGCGACCGCGCGTCATCACCCGGGCGCCGGTCGATCGGGTCGTGTTCGAGCGCGGTCGGGCCATCGGGGTCATGGCCCGCGGGCGACTCCTGCGTGCCGAGCACGATGTCATTCTCAGTGCGGGCGCGATCGGTACACCGGCCGTGCTGCTGAGATCGGGAATCGGACCCGGTGGCACCACCGCAGATCTGGCCGGGGTGGGCCAGAATCTTCAGGACCACCTCGTGGTGGCACAGCACTGGTCCAGTCACGTGCCCACGATCAACTCCCTGACCGTGCCGCAGGCGGCACGGGCACTGGGCTCGCTGGCCGCGCGTGGCTCCGGCCCGCTGACCACCACACCATTCGAGGCACAGCTTTTCACCGACGATTTCCAGATCGCGATATCACCCGTCCACTATCAGCTCGATCCGCTCCGGGGACGGGCCAGGATCGGACGTGCCGATGCATTCACGGTGTACACCGTGCTGCTGCACCCGCGATCCCGCGGGCACGTCGAGTTACGCAACGGCCAACCGGTGGTACGTCACCACCGGTTGGCCGACGCCCGGGATCGCGCCGATCTGCTGTCGGGCACCGCACTGGCCCGCGAGCTGGTGGAATCCACATCGGCGATGCGGCCCATGGCCGGGCGGTATCTGGACGACACCGGACGCTTCGACGCAGACTGGCTGGGCGACAAGGAATCCAGCATCTACCACGCAGTCGGCACATGCCGCATGGGAACCGACGACGACGCCGTCGTCGGACCGGATCTACGTGTACACGCTGTGGGCGGGCTCCGTGTCGCAGATGCCTCGATCATGCCGAACATCACCTCCGGCAACACCAACGCGCCCTCGATGATGATCGGCTATCGCGCCGCCGACGTCATTCTGCACGGCTGA
- a CDS encoding pyridoxamine 5'-phosphate oxidase family protein — MTRSELDAFLRAQRTCRVGTVSASGQPHVTPLWFAWDGTAVWLYSIVDSQRWADIVRDPRVSVVIDDGERYAELRGVEILGVAQTVGDIPRTTTPDPQLTEPERLFADKYFGSADFVSDGRHAWLRVIPNRLRSWDFRKIAQRPA; from the coding sequence ATGACCCGATCAGAGCTCGATGCTTTCCTCCGTGCGCAGCGGACGTGCCGAGTCGGCACCGTCTCGGCAAGTGGGCAACCGCACGTGACCCCGTTGTGGTTTGCCTGGGACGGCACAGCAGTGTGGTTGTACTCCATCGTCGACAGTCAGCGTTGGGCCGACATCGTTCGTGATCCCCGAGTGAGCGTCGTCATCGATGACGGGGAGCGTTACGCGGAACTACGCGGAGTAGAGATCCTCGGGGTCGCACAGACGGTGGGCGACATCCCGCGGACCACCACCCCCGACCCACAGCTGACCGAACCGGAACGGCTGTTCGCGGACAAGTACTTCGGCTCCGCCGACTTCGTCAGCGACGGGCGCCACGCATGGCTGCGGGTCATCCCGAACCGGCTGCGCAGCTGGGACTTCCGCAAGATCGCACAGCGGCCTGCATAG
- a CDS encoding NAD(P)/FAD-dependent oxidoreductase → MYVIIGGGMAGCAAAATLARAGRPVAVLEAGDALGGRTRTVTRGGFGVEVGAIYLLNSYDRTIAMLTDAGRGDLLTGWSPLAGLWDGRQLNAIRYDYIPSVLASSLLSFADKARLAARAIQAIVSPAPDPFETDSLAEFDTGEDMESWARRRLGDNLFECFVRPLIEPSFGTDCRDLSIPYLQGLMKRAHRAKFFLPRAGMGSLCAELARDAQVRLGTEVTSVTARSDGSVLVGIADGTSLSATGVVVATDSATAAGLLGDAATADARRVLMDAPYASMAHVNLRWERDPWPSSAFEILLPIGAGPRDVLGTIVKTARTSDLVPAGARMTDSYFSSEATGRLDDDELIAVAQRHVGEILGSRYPQPEAEVFRFDRALATCPPGHYARMRDLRASMPPRIRVAGDYLAHLGVETAVVSGERAARQLLDS, encoded by the coding sequence ATGTATGTGATCATCGGAGGCGGGATGGCGGGCTGCGCCGCCGCAGCGACCCTGGCACGTGCCGGAAGACCGGTAGCTGTACTGGAGGCCGGTGATGCGCTCGGCGGTCGGACCCGCACCGTTACCCGCGGGGGATTCGGGGTCGAGGTCGGTGCCATCTACCTGTTGAATTCCTATGACCGGACGATCGCGATGCTCACCGACGCGGGCCGCGGTGATCTGCTGACCGGCTGGTCGCCGCTGGCAGGTCTGTGGGACGGCCGACAGCTGAACGCCATCCGCTACGACTACATCCCCTCGGTGCTCGCGTCGTCTCTGCTGTCCTTCGCAGACAAGGCGCGTCTGGCGGCGCGTGCAATCCAGGCGATCGTGTCCCCGGCGCCCGATCCGTTCGAGACAGACAGTCTGGCGGAGTTCGACACCGGTGAAGACATGGAGAGCTGGGCGCGACGCCGATTGGGTGACAACCTCTTCGAGTGCTTCGTTCGGCCACTGATCGAACCGTCGTTCGGAACCGACTGCCGCGATCTGTCGATCCCGTACCTCCAGGGGTTGATGAAGCGCGCCCACCGCGCGAAGTTCTTTCTGCCACGCGCGGGCATGGGAAGTCTGTGCGCAGAACTGGCCAGGGACGCACAGGTGCGCCTCGGCACCGAGGTGACCTCGGTGACAGCTCGGTCGGACGGGTCGGTGCTCGTGGGAATCGCAGACGGGACGTCGCTGTCGGCCACGGGTGTCGTGGTGGCGACCGATTCGGCCACCGCGGCAGGGCTGCTCGGCGATGCCGCCACGGCAGACGCACGCCGGGTCTTGATGGATGCTCCGTATGCGTCGATGGCTCACGTCAATCTCCGCTGGGAGCGGGATCCCTGGCCCAGCAGCGCATTCGAGATATTGCTGCCGATCGGCGCCGGGCCACGCGACGTTCTCGGGACGATTGTGAAGACCGCCCGCACGTCGGATCTGGTACCCGCCGGGGCGCGGATGACCGATTCGTACTTCTCCAGCGAGGCCACCGGGCGCCTCGACGACGACGAACTCATCGCGGTGGCGCAACGACACGTGGGGGAGATTCTCGGTTCGCGATATCCGCAGCCGGAAGCGGAGGTGTTCCGCTTCGATCGTGCGCTGGCGACATGCCCGCCCGGCCACTATGCGCGCATGCGCGACCTGCGGGCGTCGATGCCCCCGCGAATCCGGGTGGCCGGCGACTATCTGGCCCACCTGGGCGTCGAGACCGCCGTGGTGAGCGGGGAGCGGGCAGCCCGTCAACTGCTGGACAGTTGA
- a CDS encoding cytochrome C oxidase subunit IV family protein → MLTNLLRDRITVVWFFLVAATVASWILGVGHELGDRSAAISIIVIAFAKVHFVGQYFMELRDAPFALRAVFGVWNIVVGLLLVGLYLLA, encoded by the coding sequence ATGCTGACAAATCTTCTGCGCGACCGCATCACGGTTGTCTGGTTCTTCCTCGTCGCGGCCACCGTGGCATCCTGGATCCTCGGCGTCGGACACGAACTGGGCGACCGCAGCGCTGCGATCAGCATCATCGTGATCGCCTTTGCCAAGGTGCATTTCGTCGGCCAGTACTTCATGGAGCTGCGCGACGCGCCGTTCGCGCTGCGCGCGGTGTTCGGCGTCTGGAACATCGTGGTCGGATTGCTGCTCGTCGGCCTCTACCTGCTGGCATGA
- a CDS encoding cytochrome c oxidase subunit 3 produces MTKGASMPTTAKHTRAGNDVPRQRHLPGEEGMWVFIFGDMTVFAMLFGVYLYYRGADTAEFNQSQLLLNQTFGVVNTLVLLTSSLLVVTALRAVRGGALELARRLLYGAMGCGVVFIVNKAIEYGEKISLGLVPATNEFFMYFYVMTGLHLLHVVIGLALLWFMVTLTRRPARGERQQRYLEGAACFWHMVDLLWIVIFPLLYLVK; encoded by the coding sequence ATGACGAAGGGCGCCAGCATGCCGACGACCGCCAAGCACACTCGAGCAGGAAACGATGTGCCACGGCAGCGACATCTCCCCGGTGAAGAGGGCATGTGGGTCTTCATCTTCGGGGACATGACAGTGTTCGCAATGCTTTTCGGCGTCTATCTGTACTACCGCGGCGCCGATACCGCGGAGTTCAACCAATCGCAGCTCCTGCTCAACCAGACCTTCGGTGTCGTCAACACCCTCGTACTGCTGACCAGTTCACTGTTGGTGGTGACCGCCCTGCGGGCAGTTCGCGGTGGTGCCCTCGAGCTGGCCCGCCGGCTTCTCTACGGGGCCATGGGGTGCGGGGTGGTCTTCATCGTCAACAAGGCGATCGAGTACGGCGAGAAGATCTCGCTGGGTCTGGTGCCGGCGACCAACGAGTTCTTCATGTACTTCTACGTGATGACGGGGCTGCACCTGCTGCATGTGGTGATCGGACTCGCGTTGTTGTGGTTCATGGTCACCCTGACCCGTCGGCCGGCGCGCGGTGAGCGCCAGCAGCGCTACCTGGAGGGCGCAGCGTGCTTCTGGCACATGGTCGACCTGTTATGGATCGTCATCTTCCCACTCCTCTACTTGGTGAAATAA
- a CDS encoding acyl-CoA dehydrogenase family protein: MVSQLSEEENLLVDTVRQFVDRDVRPTVRDVEHANEYPEAWIDQMKRIGIYGLAVPEEYGGTPVSTACYVLVTQELARGWMSLAGAMGGHTVVAKLVSQFGTEEQRQKYLPAMASGEMRATMALTEPGGGSDLQAMTTTALPAPDNDGELVINGAKTWISNARRSGLIALLCKTDPKATPKHTGISVVLVEHGDGLTVSRDLPKLGYKGVESCELSFDNCRVPAGAVLGGVPGKGFPQMMRGLETGRIQVASRALGVATAALEDSLAYAQERESFGQPIWKHQAIGHYLADMATKLTAARQLTLHAAQCYDSGRRADMEAGMAKLFASETAMEIALNAVRIHGGYGYSTEYDVERYFRDAPLMIVGEGTNEIQRNVIAAQLVSRGTL, from the coding sequence ATGGTGAGTCAGCTCAGCGAGGAAGAAAACCTGCTCGTCGACACCGTGCGTCAGTTCGTCGACCGCGATGTCCGACCGACGGTGCGCGACGTCGAACACGCCAACGAGTACCCCGAGGCGTGGATCGATCAGATGAAGCGTATCGGGATCTACGGGTTGGCCGTTCCCGAGGAGTACGGCGGCACACCGGTGTCCACCGCCTGCTACGTCCTGGTCACCCAGGAGTTGGCACGCGGGTGGATGAGCCTCGCCGGAGCGATGGGCGGACATACCGTGGTGGCCAAGCTGGTGTCCCAGTTCGGCACCGAAGAACAGCGCCAGAAGTACCTTCCGGCGATGGCCAGTGGCGAGATGCGTGCCACGATGGCACTGACCGAGCCGGGCGGCGGATCGGACCTGCAAGCCATGACCACCACGGCACTGCCCGCCCCCGACAATGACGGCGAACTCGTCATCAACGGCGCGAAGACCTGGATCTCCAATGCTCGCCGGTCCGGGCTGATCGCACTGCTGTGTAAGACCGACCCGAAGGCCACGCCCAAACACACCGGCATCTCGGTCGTCCTCGTCGAACACGGCGACGGCCTGACAGTGTCGCGCGACCTGCCCAAACTCGGTTATAAGGGGGTGGAGAGCTGCGAGCTGTCCTTCGACAACTGCCGAGTGCCTGCCGGCGCCGTTCTCGGCGGCGTGCCCGGCAAGGGCTTCCCCCAGATGATGCGCGGCCTGGAGACCGGACGAATCCAGGTCGCGTCCCGCGCGCTCGGTGTCGCGACCGCCGCACTGGAGGACTCGCTGGCCTACGCCCAGGAACGAGAGAGCTTCGGCCAGCCCATCTGGAAGCACCAGGCGATCGGTCATTACCTTGCCGACATGGCCACGAAACTGACCGCCGCGCGTCAGCTGACGCTGCACGCTGCACAGTGCTACGACAGCGGACGACGTGCCGATATGGAGGCCGGTATGGCCAAGCTGTTCGCCTCGGAGACGGCCATGGAGATCGCGCTCAACGCCGTGCGTATCCACGGCGGCTACGGCTACTCCACCGAGTACGACGTGGAGCGATACTTCCGCGACGCTCCGCTGATGATCGTCGGCGAGGGAACCAACGAGATCCAGCGCAACGTCATCGCCGCCCAACTTGTTTCGCGTGGCACCCTTTGA
- a CDS encoding TetR/AcrR family transcriptional regulator: MARKPAIAETREASDDTSGDTKAQRTRARILDAAARVLSVKGYAGTRLTDVATQADLQAPAIYYYFKSRDDLIEEVMFCGISDMRRHLTGVLDALPDGMNSMDRIMTAVEAHLQHELELSDYARATIRNSGQIPDHLKARQKKEEAAYTRIWRGLVKAAADDGEIRDDLDPMLAQALVLGALNWAAEWWDPRRNSVETMVHNAQVFVRHGLSPVPPAKTRRKR, encoded by the coding sequence ATGGCGAGAAAGCCGGCGATTGCCGAAACACGTGAAGCATCGGATGACACGTCGGGTGACACCAAGGCGCAACGCACCCGGGCGCGCATCCTCGACGCCGCCGCGCGCGTCCTGAGCGTCAAGGGCTACGCGGGCACCCGCCTCACCGATGTCGCCACGCAGGCCGATCTGCAGGCGCCGGCGATCTACTACTACTTCAAGTCCCGCGACGATCTCATCGAAGAGGTCATGTTCTGCGGGATCAGCGATATGCGACGGCATCTGACCGGTGTGCTCGACGCGCTTCCCGACGGCATGAACTCGATGGATCGGATCATGACCGCGGTCGAGGCCCATCTGCAGCACGAGCTCGAGCTCTCCGACTATGCCCGCGCCACCATCCGCAACTCAGGCCAGATCCCCGATCATCTGAAGGCCCGCCAGAAGAAGGAAGAGGCTGCATACACCCGGATCTGGAGAGGGCTGGTCAAGGCCGCCGCCGACGACGGTGAGATCCGCGACGATCTCGATCCCATGCTGGCCCAGGCCCTGGTTCTGGGCGCGCTGAACTGGGCGGCGGAATGGTGGGACCCGCGCCGCAACTCCGTGGAGACCATGGTTCACAACGCCCAGGTGTTCGTCCGCCACGGCCTGAGTCCGGTGCCACCGGCGAAGACCCGCCGCAAGCGGTGA
- a CDS encoding acetyl-CoA C-acetyltransferase, whose product MTEAYIVDATRTAVGRRKGGFADAHPADMAAHVIKTVTGRHDIDPAAIDDVILGCLDNIGSQAGDIARTAALAAGLPESVPGVTIDRQCGSAQQAVHFAAQAVMSGTSDLIVAGGVQKMTQYPILCAFNAGEPFGSSDPWTGCEGWQDRYGDQEISQFRGAEMMAAQWKLSREDNERFALESHRRALAAIADGHFAREITEFKGVSVDEGPRADTTAEKMASLPTLVEGGVLTAAVASQISDGAAALLVASKSAVDRFGLTPRARIHHMSVRGADPVMMLSAPITATQHALKRAGMSIDDIDVVEINEAFAPVVLAWLAEIGADPAKVNPNGGAIALGHPIGCTGARLMTSMLHELERTGGRFGLQTMCEGGGQANVTIIERL is encoded by the coding sequence ATGACTGAGGCTTATATCGTTGACGCCACCCGCACCGCCGTCGGACGGCGCAAGGGCGGTTTCGCAGACGCACACCCGGCCGATATGGCCGCTCACGTGATCAAGACCGTCACCGGTCGCCACGATATCGACCCGGCGGCCATCGACGATGTGATCCTCGGCTGTCTGGACAACATCGGCAGCCAGGCCGGTGACATCGCCCGCACCGCGGCGCTGGCCGCCGGACTGCCGGAGTCAGTGCCGGGTGTGACGATCGACCGCCAATGCGGATCTGCCCAACAGGCAGTACATTTCGCCGCCCAGGCCGTGATGAGTGGAACGTCGGACCTCATCGTCGCCGGCGGTGTCCAGAAGATGACCCAGTACCCCATCCTGTGCGCGTTCAACGCCGGTGAACCCTTCGGATCGAGCGATCCGTGGACCGGGTGCGAAGGTTGGCAGGACCGCTACGGCGACCAGGAGATCTCCCAGTTCCGTGGTGCCGAGATGATGGCGGCCCAATGGAAGCTCAGCCGCGAGGACAACGAGCGGTTCGCCCTGGAAAGCCATCGACGCGCCCTCGCCGCGATCGCCGACGGCCACTTTGCCAGGGAGATCACCGAGTTCAAGGGCGTCAGCGTCGACGAGGGCCCCCGTGCGGACACCACCGCCGAGAAGATGGCCTCGCTGCCCACCCTGGTGGAGGGCGGAGTGCTCACGGCCGCAGTCGCCAGCCAGATCTCCGATGGCGCTGCCGCACTGCTGGTCGCCTCCAAGTCTGCTGTCGACCGATTCGGACTGACCCCCCGCGCTCGCATCCACCACATGTCGGTACGCGGCGCCGATCCGGTGATGATGCTCTCGGCGCCCATCACCGCGACCCAGCACGCGCTCAAGCGCGCCGGTATGTCGATCGACGATATCGACGTCGTCGAGATCAACGAGGCCTTCGCTCCGGTCGTACTGGCGTGGCTGGCCGAGATCGGCGCCGATCCCGCCAAGGTCAATCCCAACGGCGGCGCAATCGCGCTCGGACATCCCATCGGCTGCACCGGCGCCCGGCTGATGACCTCCATGCTGCACGAGCTCGAGCGCACCGGCGGACGATTCGGCCTGCAGACCATGTGCGAAGGCGGCGGCCAGGCCAACGTGACCATCATCGAACGCCTCTGA